GCGCAATTGGTCCGGCTAACAGCGACTATCTCAACAGAGAAATCGAGCTTGCGCAAACATCCCATGTCAGCTTAATCATTCTAGAAATGGACACTCCAGGCGGTTTAGATAGCGCAATGCGTGACATCATCAGTGCAATCACCACTTCCAATGTTCCAATTGCAACTTGGGTTGGTCCATCGGGAGCAAGGGCGGCCAGTGCGGGGACATATATATTGCTAGCCAGCCATATTGCCTCAATGGCCAAAGCCACCAACTTGGGTGCATCAACGCCGGTACAAATCGGAGGAATGAGCCCAAGCCAACCTAACGATGATAAAGCGGATAGTCCCCCTTCATCTAACCAAGAAACCAGTGCCCCAGAGCAGGTACCAGCCAAGACTGCGATGGAGAAAAAAATCATCAATGATGCTAAAGCCTACATCAAAGGCTTAGCCAAGCTTCATGGTCGAAACGCCGAATGGGCGGAAAAATCGGTAAGCGAAGCTGCCAGCTTAGATTCAGAAGAAGCACTCGCGCTCAATGTGATTGATTTTATCGCCGCCTCACCGCAAGAGTTGGTTAACCAAGCAAATGGCAGAACCGTCAATGTTAACAACTTAGAAGTAACACTTCAGTTTGAAAGCCCAACCTTTGAAACAAGAATCCCCGATTGGCGCGCTGAGATGCTGGCGGTCATCACTAACCCGAATGTGGCTTACATTTTAATGCTGATAGGCATATATGGCTTGTTACTCGAATTCTATAACCCAGGGATTGGTTTGCCTGGGGTATTAGGGGGAATCTGTTTGCTACTCGCGATGTATGCATTGCAAATGATGCCGGTAAATTATGCAGGCCTTGGTTTACTGCTGCTTGGCATCGCGTTAATGGTGGCGGAAGGCTTTAGCCCCAGCTTTGGTGTCTTGGGGCTGGGCGGAGTTACCGCCTTTGTACTAGGTTCCATCTTCCTTATGGACAATGACATTCCCGGTTTCCAAGTCGCCCTGCCGCTCATTTTCGGCGTTGCTGCTGTTTCCGCGATAATCATCGTTCTTACGGTCACGTTACTGCTCCGAATTCGTAAAAAAGGGGTCACCACCGGCGTAGAGACGATGGCAGGACAAGTCGCGACGGTCACCGACAACTTTGTCGCTGGA
This window of the Vibrio panuliri genome carries:
- a CDS encoding NfeD family protein; amino-acid sequence: MKKLFILCLALLYSSILSAQTVWIIPIKGAIGPANSDYLNREIELAQTSHVSLIILEMDTPGGLDSAMRDIISAITTSNVPIATWVGPSGARAASAGTYILLASHIASMAKATNLGASTPVQIGGMSPSQPNDDKADSPPSSNQETSAPEQVPAKTAMEKKIINDAKAYIKGLAKLHGRNAEWAEKSVSEAASLDSEEALALNVIDFIAASPQELVNQANGRTVNVNNLEVTLQFESPTFETRIPDWRAEMLAVITNPNVAYILMLIGIYGLLLEFYNPGIGLPGVLGGICLLLAMYALQMMPVNYAGLGLLLLGIALMVAEGFSPSFGVLGLGGVTAFVLGSIFLMDNDIPGFQVALPLIFGVAAVSAIIIVLTVTLLLRIRKKGVTTGVETMAGQVATVTDNFVAGKGRVQLNGALWHALSDDSEYLEAGDKVEVTQIEGLTLTVKRQRAKN